From one Melospiza melodia melodia isolate bMelMel2 chromosome 4, bMelMel2.pri, whole genome shotgun sequence genomic stretch:
- the ING3 gene encoding inhibitor of growth protein 3 isoform X4: MDQLEQRVNEFFMNAKKNKPEWREEQMTSIKKDYYKALEDADEKVQLANQIYDLVDRHLRKLDQELAKFKMELEADNAGITEILERRSLELDTPAQPVNNHHSHSHTPVEKRKHNPSHHSTTDHVPEKKFKSEALLSTLTSDASKENTPGCRNSNSSSSSNNAYNTNSSQPLASYNLGSLSSGSGAGAITMAAAQAVQATAQMKEGRRTSSLKASYEAFKNNDFQLGREFSLSRDSAGYSSSALASTLTQTLSSSTTDSRSGRKSKNNNKSSSQQSSSSSSSSSLSSCSSSSALAQELSQQTAVIPESDSNSQVDWTYDPNEPRYCICNQVSYGEMVGCDNQDCPIEWFHYGCVGLTEAPKGKWYCPQCTAAMKRRGSRHK; this comes from the exons ATGGATCAGCTTGAGCAGAGGGTAAATGAATTTTTTATGAatgcaaagaaaaacaaacctgaATGGAGAGAAGAACAAATGACATCAATCAAAAAA GATTATTATAAAGCTTTGGAAGATGCAGATGAAAAAGTGCAACTGGCTAATCAAATATATGATCTG GTAGACCGTCACTTGAGAAAATTGGACCAGGAACTTGCTAAATTTAAAATGGAACTTGAAGCAGATAATGCTGGAATTACAGAAATATTAGAGAGAC GGTCTCTGGAGCTGGAtacaccagcacagcctgtgaATAACCATCACTCCCATTCTCACACTCCAGTAGAGA AAAGGAAACACAATCCATCTCACCATAGTACAACAGATCATGTTCCTGAAAAGAAGTTTAAATCTGAAGCTCTTCTATCTACCCTGACATCAGATGCTTCTAAAGAAAACACACCAG GGTGTCGAAACAGTAATTCATCATCCTCTTCAAACAATGCATACAATACAAACTCTTCTCAACCATTGGCATCATATAACCTGGGCTCATTATCTTCAGGATCCGGGGCCGGTGCAATTACCATGGCAGCAGCTCAAGCAGTGCAAGCCACGGCACAG ATGAAGGAGGGAAGACGAACATCCAGTCTAAAAGCCAGCTATGAAGCATTTAAGAACAATGATTTTCAGCTTGGAAGAGAATTTTCATTGTCCAGAGATTCAGCTGGATATTCATCATCAGCTCTGGCATCTACATTAACTCAGACGTTAAGTTCATCAACCACAGATTCACGAAGTGGCAGAAAAAGCAA AAACAACAACAAATCCTCAAGTCAGCagtcctcatcatcatcatcttcttccTCTCTATCATCATGTTCTTCTTCATCTGCGCTGGCACAAGAACTGTCTCAGCAAACAGCAGTAATACCAGAGTCTGATTCTAACAGCCAGGTTGATTGGACCTATGATCCAAATGAGCCACGTTACTGTATTTGCAATCAG GTGTCCTATGGTGAAATGGTAGGCTGTGATAACCAAGAT TGCCCTATTGAGTGGTTCCACTATGGATGTGTTGGACTGACAGAAGCACCAAAAGGGAAATGGTACTGTCCACAATGTACAGCTGCAATGAAGAGAAGAGGCAGTAGACATAAATAA
- the ING3 gene encoding inhibitor of growth protein 3 isoform X1, producing MLFSLSRGAGVVGRGAILEGTRARSRAAPGRGPGRRHAVPGGLSGDDRAASHGSARQVHRDARDGPADAMDQLEQRVNEFFMNAKKNKPEWREEQMTSIKKDYYKALEDADEKVQLANQIYDLVDRHLRKLDQELAKFKMELEADNAGITEILERRSLELDTPAQPVNNHHSHSHTPVEKRKHNPSHHSTTDHVPEKKFKSEALLSTLTSDASKENTPGCRNSNSSSSSNNAYNTNSSQPLASYNLGSLSSGSGAGAITMAAAQAVQATAQMKEGRRTSSLKASYEAFKNNDFQLGREFSLSRDSAGYSSSALASTLTQTLSSSTTDSRSGRKSKNNNKSSSQQSSSSSSSSSLSSCSSSSALAQELSQQTAVIPESDSNSQVDWTYDPNEPRYCICNQVSYGEMVGCDNQDCPIEWFHYGCVGLTEAPKGKWYCPQCTAAMKRRGSRHK from the exons ATGTTGTTTTCGCTGAGTCGAGGTGCTGGTGTTGTTGGCCGCGGCGCCATATTGGAAGGGACGCGCGCCCGCTCtcgagcagcccctgggcgcgggcCCGGCCGCCGCCATGCTGTACCTGGAGGACTATCTGGAGA tgaTCGAGCAGCTTCCCATGGATCTGCGCGACAGGTTCACCGAGATGCGCGAGATGGACCTGCAG ATGCAATGGATCAGCTTGAGCAGAGGGTAAATGAATTTTTTATGAatgcaaagaaaaacaaacctgaATGGAGAGAAGAACAAATGACATCAATCAAAAAA GATTATTATAAAGCTTTGGAAGATGCAGATGAAAAAGTGCAACTGGCTAATCAAATATATGATCTG GTAGACCGTCACTTGAGAAAATTGGACCAGGAACTTGCTAAATTTAAAATGGAACTTGAAGCAGATAATGCTGGAATTACAGAAATATTAGAGAGAC GGTCTCTGGAGCTGGAtacaccagcacagcctgtgaATAACCATCACTCCCATTCTCACACTCCAGTAGAGA AAAGGAAACACAATCCATCTCACCATAGTACAACAGATCATGTTCCTGAAAAGAAGTTTAAATCTGAAGCTCTTCTATCTACCCTGACATCAGATGCTTCTAAAGAAAACACACCAG GGTGTCGAAACAGTAATTCATCATCCTCTTCAAACAATGCATACAATACAAACTCTTCTCAACCATTGGCATCATATAACCTGGGCTCATTATCTTCAGGATCCGGGGCCGGTGCAATTACCATGGCAGCAGCTCAAGCAGTGCAAGCCACGGCACAG ATGAAGGAGGGAAGACGAACATCCAGTCTAAAAGCCAGCTATGAAGCATTTAAGAACAATGATTTTCAGCTTGGAAGAGAATTTTCATTGTCCAGAGATTCAGCTGGATATTCATCATCAGCTCTGGCATCTACATTAACTCAGACGTTAAGTTCATCAACCACAGATTCACGAAGTGGCAGAAAAAGCAA AAACAACAACAAATCCTCAAGTCAGCagtcctcatcatcatcatcttcttccTCTCTATCATCATGTTCTTCTTCATCTGCGCTGGCACAAGAACTGTCTCAGCAAACAGCAGTAATACCAGAGTCTGATTCTAACAGCCAGGTTGATTGGACCTATGATCCAAATGAGCCACGTTACTGTATTTGCAATCAG GTGTCCTATGGTGAAATGGTAGGCTGTGATAACCAAGAT TGCCCTATTGAGTGGTTCCACTATGGATGTGTTGGACTGACAGAAGCACCAAAAGGGAAATGGTACTGTCCACAATGTACAGCTGCAATGAAGAGAAGAGGCAGTAGACATAAATAA
- the ING3 gene encoding inhibitor of growth protein 3 isoform X2 — protein sequence MLFSLSRGAGVVGRGAILEGTRARSRAAPGRGPGRRHAVPGGLSGDDRAASHGSARQVHRDARDGPADAMDQLEQRVNEFFMNAKKNKPEWREEQMTSIKKDYYKALEDADEKVQLANQIYDLVDRHLRKLDQELAKFKMELEADNAGITEILERRSLELDTPAQPVNNHHSHSHTPVEKRKHNPSHHSTTDHVPEKKFKSEALLSTLTSDASKENTPGSGAGAITMAAAQAVQATAQMKEGRRTSSLKASYEAFKNNDFQLGREFSLSRDSAGYSSSALASTLTQTLSSSTTDSRSGRKSKNNNKSSSQQSSSSSSSSSLSSCSSSSALAQELSQQTAVIPESDSNSQVDWTYDPNEPRYCICNQVSYGEMVGCDNQDCPIEWFHYGCVGLTEAPKGKWYCPQCTAAMKRRGSRHK from the exons ATGTTGTTTTCGCTGAGTCGAGGTGCTGGTGTTGTTGGCCGCGGCGCCATATTGGAAGGGACGCGCGCCCGCTCtcgagcagcccctgggcgcgggcCCGGCCGCCGCCATGCTGTACCTGGAGGACTATCTGGAGA tgaTCGAGCAGCTTCCCATGGATCTGCGCGACAGGTTCACCGAGATGCGCGAGATGGACCTGCAG ATGCAATGGATCAGCTTGAGCAGAGGGTAAATGAATTTTTTATGAatgcaaagaaaaacaaacctgaATGGAGAGAAGAACAAATGACATCAATCAAAAAA GATTATTATAAAGCTTTGGAAGATGCAGATGAAAAAGTGCAACTGGCTAATCAAATATATGATCTG GTAGACCGTCACTTGAGAAAATTGGACCAGGAACTTGCTAAATTTAAAATGGAACTTGAAGCAGATAATGCTGGAATTACAGAAATATTAGAGAGAC GGTCTCTGGAGCTGGAtacaccagcacagcctgtgaATAACCATCACTCCCATTCTCACACTCCAGTAGAGA AAAGGAAACACAATCCATCTCACCATAGTACAACAGATCATGTTCCTGAAAAGAAGTTTAAATCTGAAGCTCTTCTATCTACCCTGACATCAGATGCTTCTAAAGAAAACACACCAG GATCCGGGGCCGGTGCAATTACCATGGCAGCAGCTCAAGCAGTGCAAGCCACGGCACAG ATGAAGGAGGGAAGACGAACATCCAGTCTAAAAGCCAGCTATGAAGCATTTAAGAACAATGATTTTCAGCTTGGAAGAGAATTTTCATTGTCCAGAGATTCAGCTGGATATTCATCATCAGCTCTGGCATCTACATTAACTCAGACGTTAAGTTCATCAACCACAGATTCACGAAGTGGCAGAAAAAGCAA AAACAACAACAAATCCTCAAGTCAGCagtcctcatcatcatcatcttcttccTCTCTATCATCATGTTCTTCTTCATCTGCGCTGGCACAAGAACTGTCTCAGCAAACAGCAGTAATACCAGAGTCTGATTCTAACAGCCAGGTTGATTGGACCTATGATCCAAATGAGCCACGTTACTGTATTTGCAATCAG GTGTCCTATGGTGAAATGGTAGGCTGTGATAACCAAGAT TGCCCTATTGAGTGGTTCCACTATGGATGTGTTGGACTGACAGAAGCACCAAAAGGGAAATGGTACTGTCCACAATGTACAGCTGCAATGAAGAGAAGAGGCAGTAGACATAAATAA
- the ING3 gene encoding inhibitor of growth protein 3 isoform X3 produces the protein MLYLEDYLEMIEQLPMDLRDRFTEMREMDLQVQNAMDQLEQRVNEFFMNAKKNKPEWREEQMTSIKKDYYKALEDADEKVQLANQIYDLVDRHLRKLDQELAKFKMELEADNAGITEILERRSLELDTPAQPVNNHHSHSHTPVEKRKHNPSHHSTTDHVPEKKFKSEALLSTLTSDASKENTPGCRNSNSSSSSNNAYNTNSSQPLASYNLGSLSSGSGAGAITMAAAQAVQATAQMKEGRRTSSLKASYEAFKNNDFQLGREFSLSRDSAGYSSSALASTLTQTLSSSTTDSRSGRKSKNNNKSSSQQSSSSSSSSSLSSCSSSSALAQELSQQTAVIPESDSNSQVDWTYDPNEPRYCICNQVSYGEMVGCDNQDCPIEWFHYGCVGLTEAPKGKWYCPQCTAAMKRRGSRHK, from the exons ATGCTGTACCTGGAGGACTATCTGGAGA tgaTCGAGCAGCTTCCCATGGATCTGCGCGACAGGTTCACCGAGATGCGCGAGATGGACCTGCAGGTGCAGA ATGCAATGGATCAGCTTGAGCAGAGGGTAAATGAATTTTTTATGAatgcaaagaaaaacaaacctgaATGGAGAGAAGAACAAATGACATCAATCAAAAAA GATTATTATAAAGCTTTGGAAGATGCAGATGAAAAAGTGCAACTGGCTAATCAAATATATGATCTG GTAGACCGTCACTTGAGAAAATTGGACCAGGAACTTGCTAAATTTAAAATGGAACTTGAAGCAGATAATGCTGGAATTACAGAAATATTAGAGAGAC GGTCTCTGGAGCTGGAtacaccagcacagcctgtgaATAACCATCACTCCCATTCTCACACTCCAGTAGAGA AAAGGAAACACAATCCATCTCACCATAGTACAACAGATCATGTTCCTGAAAAGAAGTTTAAATCTGAAGCTCTTCTATCTACCCTGACATCAGATGCTTCTAAAGAAAACACACCAG GGTGTCGAAACAGTAATTCATCATCCTCTTCAAACAATGCATACAATACAAACTCTTCTCAACCATTGGCATCATATAACCTGGGCTCATTATCTTCAGGATCCGGGGCCGGTGCAATTACCATGGCAGCAGCTCAAGCAGTGCAAGCCACGGCACAG ATGAAGGAGGGAAGACGAACATCCAGTCTAAAAGCCAGCTATGAAGCATTTAAGAACAATGATTTTCAGCTTGGAAGAGAATTTTCATTGTCCAGAGATTCAGCTGGATATTCATCATCAGCTCTGGCATCTACATTAACTCAGACGTTAAGTTCATCAACCACAGATTCACGAAGTGGCAGAAAAAGCAA AAACAACAACAAATCCTCAAGTCAGCagtcctcatcatcatcatcttcttccTCTCTATCATCATGTTCTTCTTCATCTGCGCTGGCACAAGAACTGTCTCAGCAAACAGCAGTAATACCAGAGTCTGATTCTAACAGCCAGGTTGATTGGACCTATGATCCAAATGAGCCACGTTACTGTATTTGCAATCAG GTGTCCTATGGTGAAATGGTAGGCTGTGATAACCAAGAT TGCCCTATTGAGTGGTTCCACTATGGATGTGTTGGACTGACAGAAGCACCAAAAGGGAAATGGTACTGTCCACAATGTACAGCTGCAATGAAGAGAAGAGGCAGTAGACATAAATAA